The sequence CGTGAGAGTAGGGAAGGGGAAACATTAACTACGCTAGATGGGAAAAAGCGCGAGCTTCCTCCTGGAACAATTGTTATCCAAGACCAAGACAAACTCATTGACCTTTGCGGAATAATGGGTGGTGCTAATTCTTGTGTAGATATGGGAACTACCCGCATAGTCTTATTTGTACAAATCTACAACCCACAAAGAATTCGAGAAACAACCCAAAAAATGAGTTTCCGTACCGATGCATCAGCTAGGTTTGAAAAGAGTATGGACCCACAAGGAGTAGTTCCAGCACTAAAACACGCAACCAAGTTTTTACGAGAAAACGCAAATGCACAAATTGCTAGCAAACTAATCGATATTGAAAATCAAAAATACGGAGAAAGTAAAATTATTCTCTCCGAAGAGGATGTGGAAAAAGTTCTTGGTGTAGAAGTTGATCCCCGACAAATCTGCACTATTTTAAGAGCTTTGGGTTTTGAAATTGATTGGCTAACCAGCCCCGATGATATTTCCGGAGCTCCCGAGCTCCGCGCAACTGTACCTTCCTGGAGAAGTACTGATATACAAGAAAGTATTGACCTAGTTGAGGAAGTTGCAAGGATATACGGTTACCATAACATCCCTTCTAAGCTTCCACCACTTCCCAAAACTCTGTACCAGCAAGAAAAAATTTTCCAATG comes from Patescibacteria group bacterium and encodes:
- a CDS encoding phenylalanine--tRNA ligase subunit beta, translating into MNILVPHNWILDFVETDATPAEIAEKLSLHALSVENITKTSDGDHIFEIEITPNRPDALSVLGVAREVGAIFTQHKTEAEFKDKEPRIRLKKPENPLNLDVRIKKPNLCPRFSAVILDNVEIKESPQKIQKRLEKVGIRSLNNAIDITNYLMIERGQPMHVFDYEKIAGNKMILRESREGETLTTLDGKKRELPPGTIVIQDQDKLIDLCGIMGGANSCVDMGTTRIVLFVQIYNPQRIRETTQKMSFRTDASARFEKSMDPQGVVPALKHATKFLRENANAQIASKLIDIENQKYGESKIILSEEDVEKVLGVEVDPRQICTILRALGFEIDWLTSPDDISGAPELRATVPSWRSTDIQESIDLVEEVARIYGYHNIPSKLPPLPKTLYQQEKIFQWEKLTKKYLEGWGYTEVKTTSFTNESELRNANLELKNTLRVQNPLTEDAT